From the genome of Mycetocola spongiae, one region includes:
- a CDS encoding THUMP-like domain-containing protein, whose translation MERNELLELLTPEGLRLLDILSAEENPGDPVARVSRLRAAGHSPTLVAAALTQDRLRRKATGKFAEFAGRMLFTQAGLEQATRLRVAALHAGRFRELGATSLVDLGCGIGGDALAAAALGITVTAVERDEITATLASYNLAPFDNARVVHSPAEEIDLGAFDAIFLDPARRTAGHAETSRLTRAADYSPSLDFAFGLAETTPVGIKLGPGFDREDIPAGWEAQWITVDGQVVELGLWSPALARPGITRAALVIGADGMHELTAAEDSPDVDVRDLGEYIYEPDGSVIRARLIGDLARTLEAGMLSPGIAYLTGDLAADTPFAARFRVVERFSLDEKLLKRELRARDIGTLEVKKRGVDIDPAAFRKRMALKGKAAATLILTRIDGRHAALLVERA comes from the coding sequence GTGGAGAGAAACGAATTACTCGAGCTGCTGACCCCGGAGGGGCTGCGGCTCCTTGATATCCTCTCCGCCGAGGAGAATCCGGGCGATCCGGTGGCCCGCGTGAGCCGCCTGCGCGCCGCGGGGCACTCGCCCACGCTCGTGGCGGCGGCCCTCACCCAGGATCGGCTGCGGCGCAAGGCCACGGGCAAATTTGCGGAGTTCGCGGGCCGGATGCTGTTTACCCAGGCGGGCCTGGAGCAGGCCACCCGGCTGCGTGTCGCGGCACTGCACGCGGGACGCTTTCGCGAGTTGGGGGCCACGAGCCTGGTGGACCTGGGCTGCGGCATCGGCGGGGACGCACTGGCCGCGGCCGCGCTGGGCATCACGGTGACCGCGGTGGAACGCGATGAGATTACCGCGACGCTCGCGAGCTATAACCTCGCGCCCTTTGATAATGCCCGGGTTGTGCATTCCCCGGCCGAGGAGATCGACCTGGGCGCGTTTGACGCGATTTTCCTGGATCCCGCGCGGCGCACGGCGGGGCATGCCGAGACATCGCGGCTGACCCGCGCGGCCGATTATTCGCCGTCCCTGGATTTTGCGTTTGGCCTGGCCGAGACCACCCCGGTGGGCATTAAGCTTGGTCCCGGATTTGACCGCGAGGATATCCCGGCGGGCTGGGAGGCCCAGTGGATCACGGTGGACGGGCAGGTGGTTGAGCTCGGGCTCTGGTCGCCCGCGCTCGCGCGCCCCGGCATCACCCGGGCGGCCCTCGTGATCGGCGCGGACGGGATGCACGAACTCACGGCCGCGGAGGACAGCCCCGATGTGGACGTGCGGGACCTGGGTGAATATATTTATGAGCCGGATGGTTCGGTGATCCGCGCCCGCCTGATCGGCGATCTGGCGCGCACGCTGGAGGCCGGGATGCTCAGCCCCGGCATCGCCTATCTCACGGGCGACCTCGCGGCGGATACCCCGTTTGCCGCTCGTTTCCGGGTGGTGGAGCGGTTCAGCCTGGACGAGAAGCTTTTGAAGCGCGAGCTGCGGGCGCGGGATATCGGCACGCTTGAGGTGAAAAAGCGCGGAGTGGATATCGATCCCGCGGCCTTCCGCAAGCGGATGGCGCTAAAGGGGAAGGCCGCGGCCACGCTGATCCTCACCCGCATCGACGGCCGCCATGCCGCGCTGCTGGTTGAGCGCGCCTAG
- a CDS encoding SulP family inorganic anion transporter yields MRLPWSGLGRTTLFGEITAGITLLAISVPLNIGYAQIAGLPASAGLYALIVPTLIYAFLASSKHVVASPDAASAALVFSSLAGLGIAGDNLPVMAAAQALLSGLLFALAAIFRLGFLATFLSAPILIGFISGLALEILLSQIAKMLGIPLEHNAGFARGVLTLLGSLGQTHGWSLLIGGGCLAVLILGRRFAPRVPWALVVLVLAGAAVQVWGLAAHGVAVLGEVPAGPPVLEIPLVPWAAWLSLLPSAAALTLVTMAEGLLLSRSYAEKNGETVSPNRDLLAFGAANLAAGVSASFSVGSSTSRSAAMDQLGTRTQLPSLVLAAGTTVLLLCGTGLLAVIPAPAIGAVVAIAVFRLLGYTEFFRLWRRSRGEWVIALACVLGVLTLGPLGGLGVAFILSLIALARRAAAPPIDILLGSTDPTVSLLDGVGPGEQTAPGVRVLRFAAPIFFANGGLLASRLTEGLDGAVPPIHAVILDLEAVTDIDITGADALRGARDRLTRRGISFAYSRMRPGLRARLDELDLLAGTREFPTNREALHSVLRLPDTAPGPGTEKGPATSR; encoded by the coding sequence ATGAGACTTCCGTGGAGTGGGCTGGGTCGCACAACCCTATTCGGCGAGATCACGGCGGGGATCACGCTACTCGCGATCTCGGTGCCGCTGAATATCGGATATGCCCAGATCGCCGGGCTCCCCGCCTCGGCCGGGCTCTATGCGCTGATCGTCCCCACCCTGATTTACGCATTTCTGGCCTCCTCCAAACACGTGGTCGCCTCGCCCGATGCCGCCTCGGCGGCCCTGGTCTTTTCCTCGCTCGCGGGGCTCGGCATCGCGGGCGATAACCTCCCGGTGATGGCGGCGGCCCAGGCCCTGCTCAGCGGGCTACTCTTCGCCCTGGCGGCGATCTTCCGGCTGGGGTTTTTGGCCACGTTTCTCTCGGCCCCGATCCTGATCGGGTTCATCTCCGGGCTGGCCCTCGAGATTCTGCTCTCCCAGATCGCAAAGATGCTGGGGATTCCGCTGGAACACAACGCCGGCTTTGCCCGCGGCGTCCTCACCCTCCTGGGCTCCCTGGGACAGACCCACGGCTGGTCGCTGCTGATCGGCGGGGGCTGTCTTGCGGTCCTGATCCTGGGGCGTCGTTTTGCCCCGCGGGTCCCCTGGGCCCTCGTGGTCCTGGTCCTCGCCGGTGCCGCGGTGCAGGTCTGGGGCCTGGCCGCACACGGAGTTGCCGTGCTGGGGGAGGTTCCCGCGGGCCCGCCCGTGCTGGAGATCCCCCTGGTTCCCTGGGCCGCCTGGCTCTCGCTATTACCCTCGGCCGCGGCCCTGACCCTGGTGACCATGGCGGAGGGCCTGCTGCTCTCGCGCTCCTATGCGGAAAAGAACGGCGAGACGGTCTCGCCCAATCGGGACCTGCTCGCATTTGGCGCCGCGAATCTCGCCGCGGGGGTCTCCGCCTCCTTCTCGGTGGGCTCCTCAACCTCGCGCAGCGCGGCCATGGACCAGCTCGGGACCCGCACACAACTGCCCAGCCTGGTACTCGCCGCCGGCACCACCGTATTGCTACTGTGCGGCACCGGGCTCCTCGCGGTGATCCCCGCGCCCGCAATCGGGGCGGTGGTGGCGATCGCCGTATTCCGGCTACTCGGCTATACCGAGTTTTTCCGGCTCTGGCGGCGCTCGCGCGGCGAATGGGTGATTGCCCTCGCCTGTGTCCTGGGGGTGCTGACCCTCGGCCCGCTTGGTGGGCTCGGCGTGGCATTTATTCTGTCGCTGATCGCGCTTGCCCGGCGCGCGGCGGCGCCCCCGATCGATATTCTCCTGGGCTCCACCGATCCCACCGTGTCCCTCCTGGACGGCGTGGGTCCCGGGGAGCAGACCGCCCCCGGGGTGCGGGTCCTGCGCTTCGCCGCCCCGATCTTTTTTGCGAATGGCGGATTGCTGGCCTCGCGACTCACGGAGGGCCTGGACGGGGCCGTCCCGCCCATCCATGCGGTCATCCTTGACCTGGAGGCGGTGACCGATATCGATATCACCGGGGCCGATGCGCTGCGCGGGGCCCGGGACCGGCTCACCCGGCGCGGCATCTCCTTCGCCTATTCGCGCATGCGACCGGGGCTGCGCGCGCGGCTCGATGAGCTGGATCTACTGGCCGGCACCCGCGAATTCCCGACAAACCGCGAGGCGCTGCACTCGGTGCTGCGCCTGCCGGATACCGCCCCGGGCCCGGGGACAGAAAAGGGCCCGGCCACCTCGCGGTGA
- the guaB gene encoding IMP dehydrogenase, with the protein MDQPDPFGFIGLTYDDVMLLPGHTDVIPSEAKTATRLTKRITMNSPLLSSAMDTVTEARMAIAMARHGGIGVLHRNLSIEDQAAYVDKVKRSESGMITNPVTTGPDATVAEVDAICGEFRVSGLPVVTEDGTLVGIISNRDMRFVPTAEVETTAVSAVMTPMPLITGPVGIAPEAALALFAEHKIEKLPLVDEDGKLRGLMTVKDFEKSEQYPDATKDDEGRLRVGAAIGFFGDAWERACALRDAGVDMIVVDTANGDSAGVLDIIRRLKADPSFNKVDIVGGNVATRSGAQALIDAGADAIKVGVGPGSICTTRVVAGVGVPQVTAVYEASLAAREAGVPVIADGGLQYSGDIAKALVAGADTVMLGSLLAGCTESPGDLVFVNGKQFKKYRGMGSLGALQTRGKKTSYSKDRYFQSDVPSDDQLIAEGIEGQVPFRGPLAAVAYQLIGGLRQSMFYVGARTIAELKQNGKFVRITAAGLKESHPHDIQMVVEAPNYRG; encoded by the coding sequence ATGGATCAGCCGGATCCCTTCGGTTTCATTGGATTGACCTACGACGACGTGATGCTCCTTCCCGGGCACACCGACGTCATTCCGAGTGAGGCGAAGACCGCCACCCGGTTGACCAAGCGCATCACGATGAACTCCCCGCTGCTGTCCTCGGCGATGGATACCGTGACCGAGGCCCGGATGGCCATCGCGATGGCCCGCCACGGCGGCATCGGTGTGCTTCACCGCAACCTCTCGATCGAGGACCAGGCCGCCTATGTGGATAAGGTCAAGCGCAGCGAATCGGGAATGATCACCAACCCCGTGACCACCGGCCCCGATGCCACCGTGGCCGAGGTCGACGCGATCTGTGGCGAGTTCCGGGTCTCGGGCCTGCCCGTGGTCACCGAGGACGGCACGCTGGTGGGTATCATCAGCAACCGCGATATGCGTTTTGTCCCCACCGCCGAGGTGGAGACCACCGCCGTTTCCGCCGTAATGACCCCGATGCCGCTGATCACCGGCCCCGTGGGCATCGCCCCCGAGGCGGCCCTCGCGCTCTTTGCCGAGCATAAGATCGAGAAGCTTCCGCTGGTGGACGAGGACGGCAAGCTGCGCGGCCTGATGACCGTGAAGGACTTCGAAAAATCCGAGCAGTATCCCGATGCCACCAAGGACGATGAGGGCCGCCTGCGGGTGGGTGCCGCAATCGGTTTCTTCGGCGATGCCTGGGAGCGCGCCTGCGCCCTGCGCGATGCCGGTGTGGACATGATCGTGGTGGACACCGCCAACGGCGATAGCGCCGGAGTGCTTGATATCATCCGCCGCCTCAAGGCCGACCCGAGCTTTAATAAGGTGGATATCGTGGGCGGAAACGTCGCGACCCGCTCCGGCGCCCAGGCGCTGATTGACGCCGGTGCCGACGCCATTAAGGTGGGCGTGGGCCCCGGCTCGATCTGCACCACCCGCGTGGTGGCCGGCGTGGGTGTTCCCCAGGTCACCGCCGTCTACGAGGCCTCGCTGGCCGCGCGCGAGGCCGGGGTTCCGGTGATCGCCGATGGTGGGTTGCAGTACTCGGGTGATATCGCCAAGGCCCTCGTGGCCGGCGCCGATACCGTGATGCTGGGCTCGCTCCTCGCCGGATGTACCGAGAGCCCGGGCGACCTGGTCTTTGTTAACGGCAAGCAGTTTAAGAAGTATCGCGGCATGGGCTCGCTCGGCGCGCTGCAGACCCGCGGCAAAAAGACGTCCTATTCCAAGGACCGCTATTTCCAGTCCGATGTGCCCAGCGATGACCAGCTCATCGCCGAGGGCATCGAGGGTCAGGTGCCCTTCCGCGGCCCGCTCGCGGCCGTGGCCTATCAGCTGATCGGTGGCCTGCGCCAGTCGATGTTCTATGTGGGCGCACGCACGATTGCCGAGCTTAAGCAGAACGGCAAGTTTGTGCGGATCACCGCGGCGGGCCTCAAGGAGAGCCACCCGCACGATATCCAGATGGTTGTAGAAGCCCCCAATTATCGCGGATAG
- a CDS encoding GAP family protein, translated as MGPALGDSLPLMIGVALSPVPIIAAILMLLSPRARSTAPAFLIGWFLGIAIALTAFSLLASILPESGEPGPQPIIGTIKILLAAGLLFLAIRRWRGRPAPGEDAPLPGWMSSIDRLHAPAALGLGLALSALNPKNLVLAASAGLIVGAAGMATGSLVVTLLILALLASLTIAVPVLLYLVLGARLAGTLDTLRVWLVHNNATVMATLLLVFAFVVLGKGIASF; from the coding sequence ATGGGTCCCGCACTCGGAGATTCACTCCCCCTCATGATCGGTGTGGCACTGAGCCCGGTCCCGATCATCGCCGCCATCCTGATGCTGCTCTCGCCGCGCGCGCGATCCACCGCGCCGGCCTTTTTGATCGGCTGGTTCCTGGGCATCGCGATCGCGCTAACCGCGTTCAGCCTGCTCGCCTCGATCCTCCCCGAGTCGGGCGAGCCCGGCCCGCAGCCGATCATCGGCACGATTAAGATCCTGCTCGCGGCGGGCCTGCTCTTCCTGGCCATCCGCCGCTGGCGCGGCCGCCCCGCCCCCGGCGAGGATGCCCCGCTGCCGGGCTGGATGTCCTCGATCGATAGGCTGCACGCACCGGCCGCCCTGGGCCTGGGCCTGGCGCTCTCGGCGCTGAACCCCAAAAACCTGGTACTCGCGGCCTCGGCCGGGCTGATCGTGGGAGCGGCCGGGATGGCCACGGGTTCGCTGGTCGTGACGCTGCTGATTCTGGCGCTGCTCGCCTCGCTCACCATCGCCGTACCGGTGTTGTTATACCTGGTACTGGGCGCCCGGCTCGCGGGAACGCTGGACACGCTGCGCGTCTGGCTGGTCCACAATAACGCCACGGTCATGGCCACGCTCCTGTTGGTCTTCGCGTTTGTTGTGCTGGGCAAGGGCATCGCAAGCTTTTAG
- a CDS encoding WXG100 family type VII secretion target, with protein MGIKIQAGATRGSIARIRKELDGIQTWLDDLRYETRVLQGLWNGDARDAFASSMARAQSSLDGLRAAAESAAAQADSTIESFEIFDRRRASVWHL; from the coding sequence ATGGGGATAAAAATACAGGCAGGCGCGACCCGCGGTTCGATCGCGCGTATCCGTAAGGAGCTAGACGGCATACAAACCTGGCTCGACGATCTGCGATACGAGACCCGTGTACTTCAAGGCCTCTGGAACGGGGATGCCCGCGATGCTTTCGCAAGCTCAATGGCGCGAGCACAGTCCTCGCTTGACGGGCTCCGAGCGGCGGCGGAAAGCGCGGCCGCGCAGGCCGATTCGACAATTGAGTCCTTCGAAATTTTCGATCGCCGCCGCGCATCGGTATGGCATCTCTGA
- the groES gene encoding co-chaperone GroES produces the protein MSVSIKPLEDRIVIKQVEAEQTTASGLVIPDSAKEKPQEGEVVAVGPGRIDDNGNRIPLDVAVGDKVIYSKYGGTEVKFGGEDLLVLSARDVLAVVVR, from the coding sequence GTGTCGGTCTCCATCAAGCCGCTCGAGGATCGCATCGTCATCAAGCAGGTAGAGGCGGAGCAGACCACTGCTTCCGGCCTTGTTATCCCTGACTCCGCCAAGGAGAAGCCCCAGGAGGGCGAGGTTGTGGCCGTAGGCCCCGGCCGCATCGACGATAACGGCAACCGCATCCCCCTCGACGTCGCCGTCGGCGATAAGGTCATCTACTCCAAGTACGGCGGAACCGAGGTGAAGTTCGGTGGGGAAGACCTGCTGGTCCTCTCGGCTCGCGACGTCCTCGCCGTAGTGGTTCGCTAG
- a CDS encoding DUF1254 domain-containing protein, with the protein MSAIRVTVENFIRAESNRMFAGLLADTGGVGRWKHYRVPADLSKQVVIRLNRDTLYSVAVVDVSAGAVLSVPDAGDRYLSVALITQDHYIPRVIHAPGTYRLSAEELGTDFVAIAVRILVDPTDPADVEAVNRLQDELSVNAAASRPFILPDYEPASLDATRNALLELSRGLEGFSGAFGAATEVEPIRHLLGAASGWGGLPETEAYYQNVDLGLPEGEYELRIADVPVDAFWSVSLYNAEGFFVPTEHGLNTVNSITAERNADGSATVNFGTGDFSRPNYLSIMPGWNFLVRYYRPRPEVLDHSWALPPVTALQTEGEKR; encoded by the coding sequence ATGAGCGCAATACGGGTAACCGTGGAAAACTTTATTCGGGCGGAGAGCAACCGCATGTTTGCGGGCCTCCTGGCCGATACCGGGGGAGTGGGGCGGTGGAAGCACTATCGGGTTCCCGCCGATCTGAGCAAACAGGTGGTGATCCGCCTGAACCGAGACACGCTCTATAGCGTCGCGGTGGTGGATGTCTCGGCGGGCGCGGTACTGAGTGTGCCCGATGCCGGTGACCGCTATCTCTCGGTGGCGCTGATCACCCAGGACCACTATATTCCGCGTGTGATCCACGCTCCGGGAACCTATCGGCTCTCGGCCGAGGAACTGGGCACGGATTTTGTGGCCATCGCGGTGCGGATTCTTGTGGATCCCACGGACCCGGCCGATGTGGAGGCCGTGAACCGGCTGCAGGACGAGCTGAGCGTGAACGCGGCGGCGTCCCGGCCGTTTATCCTGCCCGATTATGAGCCCGCGTCCCTGGACGCCACCCGCAACGCTCTGCTGGAACTCTCGCGCGGCCTGGAGGGATTCTCGGGGGCCTTTGGGGCGGCCACGGAGGTAGAGCCGATCCGGCATCTGCTGGGTGCCGCATCGGGTTGGGGCGGGCTGCCCGAGACCGAGGCCTATTATCAAAACGTGGATCTTGGCCTGCCCGAGGGGGAATATGAGCTGCGGATCGCGGATGTCCCGGTGGATGCCTTCTGGTCGGTATCCCTCTATAACGCCGAGGGGTTTTTTGTGCCCACCGAGCACGGCCTGAACACGGTGAATAGCATCACGGCGGAGCGTAATGCCGATGGCTCGGCCACCGTGAACTTCGGCACGGGGGACTTCTCCCGGCCCAATTATCTGAGCATCATGCCGGGCTGGAACTTCCTGGTGCGCTATTACCGTCCGCGCCCCGAGGTCCTGGACCATAGCTGGGCGCTGCCGCCCGTGACCGCCCTGCAGACCGAGGGAGAGAAGCGATGA
- the rarD gene encoding EamA family transporter RarD, with amino-acid sequence MAAAPPTSISETRRGLAYALGSYLLWGLLPLYFVYIAAVNPFEVVAWRIVFTLILCALLLTITRGWGETTRLLRSPKLLGIIAVAGLVIYLNWQTYVVATSTGHIVEAALGYFVNPVVTILLGVIFLRERLRFWQWFALGSTAVAFVIISIGFGTFPWFALLLAFSFGIYGFLKKGLGGRVGALPGLFLETLMLLPVAAIILGYLQSTRGTLDLFHSPPLVTAMVIGTGITTAVPLLLFAAAARRISLTAIGFAQYLAPTMMFVIGWLVLGEEMPVARWIGFGIVWLSLVILSVDLVVSARRNRREIPPITGPIPPVIGP; translated from the coding sequence ATGGCCGCCGCGCCACCCACCTCGATCTCGGAGACCCGTCGCGGCCTCGCCTATGCCCTCGGCTCCTATCTGCTGTGGGGCCTCCTACCGCTCTATTTTGTCTATATCGCCGCCGTTAACCCCTTTGAGGTGGTGGCCTGGCGAATCGTATTCACGCTGATCCTCTGTGCGCTCCTGCTCACGATCACGCGCGGCTGGGGAGAGACCACGCGGCTGCTGCGCTCGCCCAAGCTGCTGGGCATCATCGCCGTCGCGGGCCTCGTGATCTATCTCAACTGGCAGACCTATGTGGTGGCCACCTCCACCGGTCATATCGTGGAGGCCGCGCTGGGCTATTTTGTGAACCCCGTGGTCACGATCCTGCTCGGTGTGATCTTCCTGCGCGAGCGGCTGCGGTTCTGGCAGTGGTTTGCCCTGGGCTCCACCGCCGTGGCGTTTGTGATCATCTCGATTGGCTTTGGCACGTTCCCGTGGTTTGCGCTGCTGCTGGCGTTCTCCTTTGGCATCTACGGTTTCCTGAAGAAGGGCCTCGGCGGCCGCGTGGGCGCGCTGCCCGGGCTCTTCCTGGAGACGCTGATGCTGCTGCCGGTGGCCGCGATCATCCTCGGCTATCTGCAATCCACGCGCGGCACGCTGGACCTATTCCACTCGCCGCCGCTCGTGACCGCGATGGTGATCGGCACCGGAATCACCACGGCCGTGCCGCTCCTGCTCTTCGCCGCGGCCGCGCGCCGCATCTCGCTCACCGCGATCGGCTTTGCGCAGTATCTCGCCCCCACCATGATGTTTGTGATCGGCTGGCTGGTGCTCGGCGAGGAGATGCCGGTGGCGCGCTGGATCGGATTTGGAATCGTCTGGCTTTCGCTCGTGATTCTCTCAGTGGACCTGGTGGTCAGCGCCCGCCGCAATCGCCGCGAGATCCCGCCGATTACCGGCCCAATTCCGCCCGTTATCGGGCCGTAG
- a CDS encoding AAA family ATPase, whose protein sequence is MEGSDVETWAEAPWFLTVPPQPRPGIAARPRVSDLLDHASATYSPLLLCAPSGYGKTTALADWARRHPRPVAWITLTEFDRSPGRVLTAILSALQRVWEEGDPAAPLPRAESTEAAFDRLVEALRSRRIPLTLVIDEAHRAESEEARALLRALAYSAGPALRLVLAGTGGLEKTFNRALIAGDARVLDGEDLRLHAEEIAATARERERPLPETRVRELAELTGGWPVAVDLALRADNPLPAGVTDAEPALNPLLTDFISESILGSLRPDLAEFIRRATTCSRVGDGLAAALTGRSDAAALLDECVRQGLFLSRFLGEDGECVYRWHDIFARHCRLALGRDNPELLRALNSTAALQLAQRFPTEAIRHALRAGDTEHAVEIIRGSWMRLVSESDASALNQCCLALPAPWDSDPEILLIRACCLESLGDTPGSLTLAARARALFVERDGGEPDPERRAPGSSAPDLPDPILSRAAATRAGAELLLANDRDTLLGAADRMRALMASADSAAGPSAYSLFLLGRAELRLRRNPGDAVRLLRSAGAEARASGLKLLDRRISGNLIFALSFGGHFAAAGALIGSLRADTVPDPGAGLDGEITVFAEGFIDFWQNNLPAARERFSEILGRSTERTSYPALARIYAVLTAAASGDARDIAESARHLSGISDTEAYGVPWPVYRRIAEAELRAAEGDLRAACAVLRETDASPHVPVTRVLAAEIYRRAGDPTSALRALGEISVGASASYIAASALVTSALIRRERGETAAAHKLLERALDRGAPENVLRPFAAAGDLAAFLDDHAAWGSAHEEFLATRLVPSEVGRAGARLSPRERDVFGYLRTTMTAEEIARTLHVSVNTVRTHQRSIYLKLGVGTRREAIRFRL, encoded by the coding sequence ATGGAAGGAAGTGACGTCGAAACCTGGGCCGAGGCCCCCTGGTTTTTGACCGTGCCGCCGCAGCCGCGACCAGGCATCGCGGCGCGTCCCCGGGTGAGTGACCTCCTGGATCACGCGAGCGCCACATACTCCCCGCTGCTGCTGTGTGCCCCCTCCGGCTATGGCAAAACCACGGCGCTCGCCGACTGGGCACGGCGGCATCCGCGGCCCGTGGCCTGGATCACCCTGACCGAGTTTGATCGCAGCCCCGGCCGGGTACTCACCGCGATCCTCAGCGCACTCCAGCGCGTATGGGAGGAGGGCGATCCCGCCGCGCCGCTGCCCCGCGCCGAGAGCACCGAGGCGGCCTTCGACCGGCTAGTGGAGGCCCTGCGCTCGCGGCGCATACCGCTGACCCTGGTGATCGACGAGGCCCATCGGGCCGAGAGCGAGGAGGCGCGGGCACTGCTGCGCGCCCTCGCGTACTCCGCCGGACCCGCGCTGCGCCTGGTCCTCGCCGGCACCGGCGGGCTGGAAAAAACCTTTAACCGGGCCCTGATCGCGGGCGATGCCCGGGTCCTCGACGGGGAGGACCTGCGCCTGCACGCCGAGGAGATCGCCGCAACCGCCCGGGAGCGGGAGCGCCCGCTCCCGGAGACGCGGGTGCGGGAGCTGGCCGAGCTGACCGGGGGATGGCCCGTGGCCGTGGACCTCGCGCTGCGCGCGGATAACCCGCTCCCGGCCGGGGTCACGGATGCCGAACCGGCCCTGAACCCACTGCTGACCGATTTTATTTCCGAGAGCATCCTCGGCTCCCTGCGCCCCGACCTCGCGGAGTTCATCCGCCGCGCCACCACGTGTTCACGCGTGGGCGACGGCCTGGCCGCCGCGCTCACCGGGCGCAGCGATGCGGCCGCGCTACTGGACGAGTGTGTGCGGCAGGGGCTCTTCCTCTCGCGATTCCTCGGCGAGGACGGCGAGTGTGTCTACCGCTGGCACGATATTTTTGCCCGCCACTGCCGCCTCGCGCTGGGACGGGACAACCCCGAGCTGTTGCGCGCGCTGAATAGCACGGCCGCGCTCCAGCTGGCGCAGCGTTTCCCCACCGAGGCCATCCGGCATGCCCTGCGCGCGGGGGATACCGAGCATGCGGTGGAGATCATCCGGGGGTCCTGGATGCGCCTGGTCAGCGAGTCCGATGCCTCGGCGCTGAACCAGTGTTGCCTCGCGCTCCCGGCCCCCTGGGATAGCGATCCCGAAATCCTCCTGATCCGGGCGTGCTGCCTGGAATCGCTGGGGGATACCCCCGGCTCGCTCACCCTCGCGGCGCGCGCCCGCGCGCTCTTTGTGGAGCGCGACGGTGGCGAGCCCGACCCGGAGCGCCGGGCCCCAGGATCCTCGGCACCGGATCTGCCCGATCCGATCCTGTCCCGGGCCGCGGCCACGCGTGCCGGGGCGGAACTGCTGCTGGCCAATGACCGGGACACGCTGCTCGGGGCCGCCGATCGGATGCGTGCGCTGATGGCCTCCGCGGATTCCGCGGCCGGCCCCAGCGCCTACTCCCTGTTTTTGCTCGGCCGTGCGGAGCTGCGCCTGCGCCGCAACCCGGGGGATGCCGTGCGCCTCCTCCGCTCCGCCGGGGCGGAGGCCCGCGCCTCCGGGCTGAAACTGCTGGATCGACGAATCTCGGGCAACCTGATATTTGCGCTGAGTTTTGGCGGACATTTTGCCGCGGCCGGCGCATTAATTGGCTCGCTGCGGGCGGATACGGTGCCCGATCCGGGCGCCGGACTCGACGGGGAAATCACCGTATTTGCCGAGGGATTTATCGATTTTTGGCAGAATAATCTGCCCGCGGCGCGCGAGCGTTTTTCGGAGATACTGGGCCGCAGCACGGAGCGGACCTCCTATCCCGCCCTCGCCCGGATCTACGCGGTGCTGACCGCGGCCGCCTCGGGCGATGCCCGCGATATCGCCGAATCCGCGCGCCATCTTTCGGGAATTTCCGATACCGAGGCCTACGGGGTGCCGTGGCCGGTCTATCGCCGCATTGCGGAGGCCGAGCTGCGCGCAGCCGAGGGGGACCTGCGCGCCGCATGTGCGGTCTTACGCGAGACGGATGCCTCCCCTCACGTACCCGTGACCCGGGTGCTTGCCGCGGAGATTTATCGCCGCGCCGGGGACCCCACATCGGCACTGCGCGCACTGGGCGAGATCTCCGTGGGCGCGAGCGCGTCCTATATCGCCGCGAGTGCGCTGGTTACCTCCGCGTTGATTCGCCGGGAACGCGGCGAGACCGCGGCCGCCCATAAACTCCTGGAACGGGCCCTGGACCGGGGAGCGCCCGAGAACGTGCTGCGGCCCTTTGCCGCCGCGGGAGACCTCGCCGCGTTCCTCGATGATCACGCCGCCTGGGGCAGCGCCCACGAGGAGTTTCTTGCCACCCGCCTCGTGCCCTCCGAGGTGGGCCGGGCCGGTGCGCGGCTCTCCCCGCGCGAGCGCGATGTTTTTGGTTATCTGCGCACCACGATGACGGCCGAGGAAATCGCGCGCACCCTGCACGTATCGGTGAATACGGTGCGCACCCATCAGCGGTCGATCTATCTGAAGCTCGGGGTGGGCACGCGCCGCGAGGCGATTCGCTTCCGGCTCTAG